In Desulfosalsimonas propionicica, one DNA window encodes the following:
- a CDS encoding HD-GYP domain-containing protein translates to MSGASYRQKSEASRNELQPEGNYFPVSPDTLNPNALTDFQVYFKRGSRYVLYTRERQYFSHELKQRLVENGIDTVYIPYDQQPSYETYMLDNLEWILNDPEISVDVRSRVFLDITAGQVQKIFEDRMPALDENTLEGVSHVVKSSLSFLSTPEAMENIGRFVSHDYQTFSHGVHVFTYTMMLMNCLAEEWEEQTLVDVGVGALLHDIGKTHVPLRILNKPGPLNEQEWKQIRLHPVHGMRMCTNVDLPQMSLNCIVFHHEKFDGTGYPTGMQQEEIPVPVRVLTCCDVYDAITSKRSYAQAKTPFEALKIMGDEMQGALDPRIFKMFIKVLGKKQ, encoded by the coding sequence ATGAGCGGCGCCTCCTACAGGCAAAAAAGTGAAGCATCCCGAAACGAACTGCAGCCGGAGGGAAATTATTTTCCCGTGTCCCCGGATACGCTCAATCCCAATGCACTGACCGATTTCCAGGTATATTTTAAACGGGGCAGCCGATACGTGCTCTACACCCGGGAACGCCAGTATTTTTCCCATGAGCTCAAGCAGCGTCTGGTGGAAAACGGCATTGATACGGTTTATATTCCGTATGATCAGCAGCCGTCCTATGAAACCTATATGCTCGACAACCTGGAGTGGATTTTAAATGATCCGGAAATTTCCGTGGATGTCCGATCGCGGGTGTTTTTGGACATTACCGCCGGGCAGGTCCAAAAAATCTTTGAAGACCGAATGCCGGCACTGGACGAAAATACCCTTGAAGGTGTGAGCCATGTCGTGAAATCAAGCCTTTCGTTTTTGTCCACCCCCGAGGCCATGGAAAATATCGGCCGGTTTGTTTCTCATGATTATCAGACTTTTTCTCACGGCGTGCATGTGTTTACCTATACCATGATGCTCATGAATTGCCTGGCCGAAGAATGGGAGGAGCAGACCCTGGTGGACGTGGGCGTGGGGGCTTTGCTTCATGATATCGGCAAAACCCACGTACCGCTCAGGATTTTAAACAAGCCGGGGCCGTTAAACGAACAGGAATGGAAACAGATCAGACTTCATCCTGTGCACGGCATGCGCATGTGCACCAATGTGGACCTGCCGCAGATGAGTTTGAATTGTATTGTGTTTCATCATGAGAAATTCGACGGCACCGGATATCCCACCGGCATGCAGCAGGAGGAGATTCCCGTGCCGGTGCGCGTGCTGACCTGTTGTGACGTCTATGACGCCATTACCTCAAAGCGGTCCTATGCCCAGGCCAAAACACCGTTTGAAGCATTAAAGATCATGGGCGATGAAATGCAGGGCGCATTGGATCCCAGGATTTTCAAAATGTTTATCAAGGTCCTGGGCAAAAAACAATAG
- a CDS encoding HAD-IIB family hydrolase, protein MTEPDKQLYIQMFSIHGLVRFQNPELGRDADTGGQVLYVVELAKHLSRRPDVRQVDLFTRLIDDPRVSDDYGRPVEQFSDNCRIVRIQCRGKRYMRKELLWPHLDEYVDKVIKFIKKQDDIPDLFQGHYPDAGYVAMRLSELYGLPFVFTGHSLGIPKKQKLRNDGMRESEINKKYNIETRIQTEEQILKKADLIVTSTNQEIEDQYGLYKNAKTPEYKVIPPGIDVERFHPYYHDRLPEIEKSEFCKYAQASLLNQMERFLMYPDKPLILALSRPDKRKNISGLVQAFGEDRELQAMANLAVFAGIRKDINEMEENEKDVLTRMLLMMDRYDLYGKMAIPKKHDVEYEVPELYRIASEKRGVFVNPALTEPFGLTLLEAAATGLPLVATNDGGPKDIIGNCENGILINPDDPGEIADAIRKILTDEELWQQYSKNGIMNVRRYYTWDSHAQTFTEAVFQLLDERFGSSRQQRASAREKSVGKRLSKVNFFLITDIDNTLIGQDNNDLAELIQWLTENRAKVGFGVATGRRSESAMEILEKHGLPRPDVVISDVGTEIYYGRDLQYDPGWDTHIAHRWEPEKIKNTLKQFSFLKFQDQAAQRKYKISYDLNPGKDRIAKIHDALTKNKIRYTLVYSHEKYLDIIPYRASKGKAIRYLSYKWEIPLSHFLVSGDSGNDAEMLRGEQMGVVVGNYSPELEELRGVNKIYFAKAPSSGGILEGIRKYRFTGAGSPKNRKKS, encoded by the coding sequence ATGACGGAACCGGATAAACAGCTTTATATCCAGATGTTTAGCATCCACGGTCTGGTCCGCTTTCAAAACCCGGAACTGGGCCGGGATGCAGACACCGGCGGCCAGGTGCTTTATGTGGTGGAATTGGCCAAGCACTTAAGCCGCCGCCCGGATGTGCGCCAGGTGGACCTTTTTACCCGCCTGATCGACGACCCGAGGGTCTCAGACGACTATGGCCGGCCTGTGGAACAGTTCAGCGACAATTGCCGGATTGTGCGCATCCAGTGCCGGGGCAAGCGATACATGCGTAAAGAACTGCTCTGGCCGCACCTTGACGAATATGTGGACAAGGTCATCAAGTTCATCAAAAAACAAGACGATATCCCGGATCTGTTTCAAGGCCATTACCCGGATGCGGGATATGTGGCCATGAGGCTCTCAGAGCTCTACGGGCTGCCATTTGTTTTTACCGGCCATTCCCTGGGAATTCCCAAAAAACAGAAATTGCGAAACGACGGCATGCGGGAATCGGAAATAAACAAAAAATACAATATTGAAACCCGCATCCAGACAGAAGAGCAAATCCTGAAAAAAGCCGACCTGATCGTTACCAGCACCAACCAGGAAATCGAGGATCAGTACGGACTCTACAAAAACGCCAAAACCCCGGAATACAAAGTAATTCCACCGGGCATCGACGTGGAGCGGTTCCATCCCTATTACCATGATCGGCTGCCGGAAATAGAGAAATCCGAATTTTGCAAATATGCCCAGGCCAGTCTGCTCAACCAGATGGAAAGATTTCTGATGTATCCGGACAAACCCCTGATCCTGGCCCTTTCCCGTCCGGACAAGCGCAAAAACATCTCGGGGTTGGTCCAGGCATTCGGTGAGGACCGCGAACTGCAGGCCATGGCCAACCTTGCCGTGTTTGCCGGCATCCGCAAGGATATCAACGAAATGGAAGAAAATGAAAAGGATGTGCTCACGCGGATGCTGTTGATGATGGACCGCTATGACCTCTATGGAAAAATGGCCATTCCCAAAAAACATGACGTGGAATACGAGGTGCCCGAGCTTTACCGAATTGCCTCGGAAAAACGCGGGGTGTTTGTCAACCCGGCTCTCACGGAGCCCTTTGGCCTGACTCTACTGGAAGCTGCAGCCACGGGCCTGCCCCTGGTGGCCACAAACGACGGCGGCCCCAAAGATATCATCGGCAACTGCGAAAACGGCATTCTCATCAACCCCGATGATCCGGGAGAAATCGCTGATGCCATCCGCAAAATCCTCACAGATGAGGAATTGTGGCAGCAATACTCCAAAAACGGTATCATGAACGTACGCCGGTACTACACATGGGACAGCCATGCCCAAACCTTTACAGAGGCCGTGTTCCAGCTTCTGGATGAAAGATTTGGCTCCAGCCGGCAACAAAGGGCCTCTGCCAGGGAAAAATCCGTTGGCAAGCGATTGTCAAAAGTCAATTTTTTCCTGATCACCGATATTGACAACACCCTGATCGGCCAGGACAACAACGATCTTGCCGAGTTGATCCAGTGGCTTACGGAAAACCGCGCAAAAGTGGGATTTGGCGTGGCCACAGGCCGGCGGTCGGAATCGGCCATGGAGATCCTGGAAAAACACGGTCTGCCCCGGCCGGATGTGGTGATCTCGGACGTGGGCACGGAAATCTACTATGGCCGGGATCTGCAGTATGATCCGGGATGGGATACGCATATCGCCCACCGCTGGGAGCCGGAAAAAATCAAAAACACACTGAAACAATTCAGCTTTCTCAAGTTCCAGGACCAGGCGGCCCAGCGCAAATACAAGATCAGCTACGACTTGAATCCCGGAAAAGACCGGATTGCCAAAATCCATGACGCCCTGACAAAAAACAAGATCCGCTACACCCTGGTCTATTCCCATGAAAAATATCTTGATATCATTCCCTATCGGGCATCCAAGGGCAAGGCCATTCGATATTTAAGCTATAAATGGGAAATTCCCCTGTCGCATTTTCTGGTCAGCGGGGATTCAGGCAATGACGCGGAAATGCTGCGCGGCGAGCAAATGGGCGTGGTTGTGGGCAACTACAGCCCGGAACTTGAAGAATTAAGAGGGGTCAACAAGATCTATTTCGCAAAAGCCCCGAGCTCCGGTGGTATTCTGGAGGGTATCCGGAAATACCGCTTTACCGGGGCCGGCTCCCCGAAAAACCGCAAAAAATCATAA
- a CDS encoding carbohydrate kinase family protein: MILVIGEILVDIFPQYRRIGGAPFNFSYHLQQMGLPVCFISRIGQDPIGKEISDFLWQNKFDAGHIQSDSRHPTGKVMVHPQQGGSHNFEIITNTAYDHIQLPESPEDAKNQSPKLIYFGTLVQRTPKMAARMQQFLDNRGDWSKCFCDVNLRPGCYSSETVLASIARADILKINDEELKQVREMTGRHAESEDDFIDWLMKTHDIEMVSLTMGEQGSRLYTPGFCHETRVPDKGPVVDTVGAGDAYAAVVALGYLKNWSPDHILEQAAAFAARICQIQGAIPENRDFYLPLLQRTTGGLNDGTG, from the coding sequence GTGATTCTTGTTATCGGCGAAATCCTCGTGGATATTTTCCCGCAATACCGGCGCATCGGGGGGGCACCTTTTAATTTTTCCTATCATCTGCAGCAAATGGGCCTGCCGGTCTGCTTTATTTCCCGGATAGGGCAGGACCCTATCGGCAAAGAAATTTCTGACTTTCTTTGGCAAAACAAATTTGATGCCGGCCACATCCAGTCAGATTCCCGGCATCCCACCGGCAAAGTGATGGTTCACCCTCAACAGGGCGGCAGCCACAATTTTGAAATCATAACCAATACCGCCTATGACCACATCCAACTGCCCGAGTCACCGGAGGATGCAAAAAATCAAAGCCCGAAACTGATCTATTTTGGCACCCTGGTTCAGCGCACGCCGAAAATGGCCGCCCGTATGCAGCAGTTTCTCGACAATCGCGGGGATTGGAGCAAATGCTTCTGTGACGTCAACCTGCGCCCGGGATGCTACAGCAGCGAAACCGTGCTGGCCTCCATCGCCCGGGCGGATATCCTTAAAATCAATGACGAGGAACTCAAGCAAGTCCGTGAGATGACCGGCCGACATGCCGAATCCGAAGACGACTTCATCGACTGGCTCATGAAAACCCATGACATAGAGATGGTTTCGCTGACCATGGGGGAACAAGGCAGCCGCCTCTACACCCCGGGCTTCTGCCATGAAACCCGGGTGCCGGACAAAGGGCCGGTTGTCGATACTGTGGGCGCCGGTGATGCCTATGCCGCAGTGGTGGCCCTGGGATACCTGAAAAACTGGTCACCGGATCACATCCTCGAGCAAGCCGCTGCTTTTGCCGCCCGCATTTGTCAAATCCAGGGCGCCATCCCGGAAAACCGGGATTTTTATTTGCCATTGCTTCAACGCACCACAGGAGGGCTCAATGACGGAACCGGATAA
- a CDS encoding ArsR/SmtB family transcription factor has product MTVPESQNIAEVCATKVIHHDIIAQVDASMPEERGLADLAGFFKIFGDQTRIRILWALSAAEMCVCDLCCLLGMKQSAVSQQLRILKQTRLVKYRREGKVIYYSLDDAHIRRVLELGMEHVMESQSS; this is encoded by the coding sequence ATGACAGTGCCGGAAAGTCAAAACATTGCGGAAGTATGTGCAACCAAGGTAATCCATCATGATATCATTGCACAGGTGGATGCGTCCATGCCCGAAGAACGGGGTCTTGCGGATCTGGCCGGGTTTTTTAAAATTTTCGGGGATCAAACCCGCATCCGTATTCTCTGGGCGTTGTCCGCAGCAGAAATGTGTGTCTGCGATCTGTGTTGTCTTCTGGGGATGAAGCAGTCCGCCGTTTCCCAGCAGCTCAGGATATTGAAGCAAACCCGTTTGGTCAAATACCGGCGGGAAGGCAAGGTGATTTATTATTCCCTGGATGATGCGCATATTCGCCGGGTTCTGGAACTGGGCATGGAGCACGTCATGGAAAGCCAGTCATCCTGA
- a CDS encoding heavy metal translocating P-type ATPase yields MSESIDSLNGAAAHGRDPQCCASCGCSHSSPAGGDEAFDVRREVIKLVAAAVLFAGVLLLEYTDVIRLPVIGFYVFISAAYLTAGVGILAAAGRTLVRGDFFDENVLMAIATLGAMAIGAFSEAVGVMIFYRAGEFLQGLAVSRSRRSIAALLAQRPDVVNLKTEAGISRVAPESVAVGSLVLVKPGEKIPLDGRITDGSSQVDTSALTGESVPRGAGAGDEVLAGGVNLSGTLTIAVTRPYDQSSIARMVELVENAAARKSATEQFITVFARYYTPAVVAAAAAVAFVPPMLIDGAGFQQWIYRALVLLVISCPCALVISIPLGYFGGIGRASRHGVLVKGSNYLDVLAKLHTVVFDKTGTLTEGVFEVNGVESANGYSAEQVLAFAARAEQYSNHPIARAIVKAFDKNGEPVSPEGVSGHGETSGSGVAARVDGRNVLVGSGRYLRAQGILPGRDGQRQSGTVAHVAVDGNYAGHIIISDRIRKESQKAISRLRQNGVRRIVMLTGDNAETARTVAETLGLDHYFADLLPGDKVTAFEKIQADAGKGQKVAFVGDGINDAPVIARADVGAAMGAAGSDAAIETADVVLMTGSPEKMADAVTMGKQTRGIVWQNIVLALSIKAVFIVLGVAGLATMWAAVFADVGTALLAVINSTRPISIDAAAAYMKK; encoded by the coding sequence ATGTCTGAATCTATAGATAGTCTTAACGGAGCGGCTGCGCACGGGCGTGACCCGCAGTGCTGTGCTTCATGCGGATGCAGTCATTCATCCCCCGCAGGCGGGGACGAGGCCTTTGATGTGCGGCGCGAGGTTATAAAACTTGTTGCGGCGGCAGTCTTGTTTGCCGGTGTGCTGCTTTTGGAATATACGGATGTAATCCGCCTTCCGGTAATTGGGTTTTATGTTTTCATTTCAGCGGCTTATTTGACTGCAGGCGTTGGGATTCTGGCGGCAGCCGGGCGTACGCTGGTGAGGGGCGATTTTTTTGACGAAAATGTGCTCATGGCCATTGCCACCCTGGGGGCCATGGCCATCGGTGCCTTTTCAGAGGCCGTGGGCGTGATGATCTTTTACCGGGCCGGAGAGTTTCTTCAGGGCCTGGCCGTGTCGCGATCCAGGCGCTCCATTGCCGCCTTGCTGGCCCAGCGGCCGGATGTGGTCAATTTGAAAACCGAGGCCGGAATTTCCCGGGTGGCACCGGAGAGTGTGGCCGTGGGCAGCCTGGTTCTGGTCAAGCCCGGGGAGAAAATCCCCCTGGACGGCCGGATCACGGACGGCTCCTCCCAGGTGGATACATCCGCCCTCACAGGGGAATCCGTGCCCAGAGGGGCGGGTGCGGGAGACGAGGTGCTGGCAGGGGGTGTCAACCTTTCAGGCACCCTCACCATTGCGGTCACCCGCCCTTATGATCAGTCCTCCATCGCCCGGATGGTGGAGTTGGTGGAAAATGCAGCCGCCCGCAAATCCGCCACTGAGCAGTTTATCACAGTCTTTGCCCGATATTACACCCCGGCGGTGGTGGCCGCGGCCGCGGCCGTGGCTTTTGTGCCGCCAATGCTAATCGACGGTGCCGGGTTTCAGCAGTGGATTTACCGTGCCCTGGTACTGCTGGTCATCTCCTGCCCGTGTGCGCTGGTGATCAGTATTCCCCTGGGCTATTTCGGCGGCATCGGCCGGGCCTCCAGGCACGGGGTGCTGGTCAAAGGTTCAAATTATCTGGATGTGCTGGCAAAACTGCACACCGTGGTGTTTGACAAAACCGGGACCCTAACTGAGGGCGTGTTTGAGGTCAATGGCGTTGAAAGCGCAAACGGATACAGCGCTGAGCAGGTGCTGGCCTTTGCAGCCAGGGCCGAGCAGTATTCCAACCATCCCATTGCCAGGGCCATTGTCAAAGCGTTTGACAAAAACGGGGAGCCTGTGAGTCCGGAAGGTGTTTCCGGGCACGGGGAAACTTCGGGTTCAGGGGTTGCCGCCCGGGTTGACGGCAGGAACGTCCTCGTGGGCTCGGGGCGGTATCTTCGCGCTCAGGGAATTTTGCCCGGCCGGGACGGGCAGCGCCAGAGCGGCACTGTGGCGCATGTTGCCGTGGACGGAAATTATGCAGGCCATATCATTATCAGCGACCGCATCCGGAAAGAATCGCAAAAAGCGATTTCCCGGCTGCGCCAAAACGGCGTGCGCCGGATTGTGATGCTTACCGGGGATAACGCTGAAACAGCCCGAACAGTGGCGGAAACCCTCGGCCTTGATCATTATTTTGCCGATCTTCTGCCCGGGGACAAGGTGACGGCTTTTGAAAAAATCCAGGCCGATGCCGGCAAGGGGCAAAAGGTCGCATTTGTGGGCGACGGGATCAATGACGCCCCGGTGATCGCCAGGGCCGACGTGGGTGCGGCCATGGGGGCGGCGGGTTCGGACGCCGCCATTGAAACCGCAGACGTGGTGCTCATGACCGGCTCGCCGGAGAAAATGGCAGACGCCGTGACCATGGGCAAACAAACCCGGGGGATTGTGTGGCAGAATATTGTGCTGGCCCTGTCCATCAAGGCGGTGTTTATCGTCCTTGGGGTTGCGGGTCTGGCCACCATGTGGGCGGCTGTGTTTGCGGATGTGGGCACCGCGCTGCTGGCGGTGATCAATTCCACCCGGCCAATTTCAATTGACGCAGCGGCCGCATATATGAAAAAATAA
- a CDS encoding molybdopterin molybdotransferase MoeA → MRCDIGFDEALGLALENVFPMAFETIAVDRAVGRVAYGPVYARVDSPSVNASLKDGYAVVSADVETACPDSPVRLGLSGVMAAGDRPGYAVVPGKAMRILSGAAIPPGADAVVAEEFTDKGRPLVAVHAPAEPGRNILEKGTDVHCGECICHAGSLLTPQVIGLMVAAGIFEVPVCRRPEIGLLATGSEILLPGKPFEAGKLYASNVALQQAWLADGGFDVKMRVSGDSRRQMAEQILGLAEQTDVLVTSGGAWKGDRDLVVRVLEDLGCKMIFHRVRMGPGKAVGMGILGQKPVFCLPGGPASNETAFLFMVYPAVRKMAGLDFSPYLHLYGRLESTVRGQADWTQFVQCDISRNGAGIVLHPKKLKSRMAAMAKTPAVIVIAEGVEQIDQGSKLSFTCFDPSLFMHCPQTRLQPDKEPSDHV, encoded by the coding sequence ATGCGCTGTGATATCGGATTTGACGAGGCCCTGGGCCTGGCCCTGGAAAATGTTTTTCCAATGGCTTTTGAGACCATTGCCGTTGACCGGGCCGTGGGCCGGGTGGCGTATGGGCCGGTATATGCACGGGTGGATTCGCCTTCGGTCAATGCATCGCTGAAAGATGGATATGCCGTGGTTTCTGCGGACGTGGAAACAGCCTGTCCGGACTCGCCGGTGCGCCTGGGGCTTTCCGGGGTTATGGCCGCAGGGGACCGGCCCGGATATGCCGTGGTTCCGGGAAAGGCAATGCGCATTTTAAGCGGTGCGGCCATCCCCCCGGGCGCGGATGCAGTGGTGGCAGAAGAATTCACGGATAAGGGCCGGCCCCTGGTTGCGGTGCACGCACCGGCCGAGCCGGGGCGCAACATCCTGGAAAAAGGCACTGACGTGCATTGCGGTGAGTGCATTTGCCATGCCGGCAGTCTGCTGACCCCCCAGGTGATCGGACTGATGGTGGCCGCGGGGATTTTTGAGGTGCCGGTCTGCCGCCGGCCGGAAATCGGACTTTTGGCCACGGGCAGCGAAATCCTGCTTCCCGGAAAGCCGTTTGAAGCGGGCAAGCTGTATGCCAGCAATGTGGCCCTGCAGCAGGCGTGGCTGGCTGACGGCGGCTTTGATGTGAAAATGCGGGTCTCCGGAGACAGTCGCCGGCAGATGGCGGAGCAAATTCTGGGACTGGCAGAGCAGACAGACGTGCTGGTCACCTCCGGCGGTGCCTGGAAGGGGGACCGCGATCTGGTGGTCCGGGTTCTGGAGGATCTGGGCTGCAAAATGATTTTTCACCGGGTGCGCATGGGTCCCGGCAAAGCCGTAGGCATGGGCATTCTGGGACAAAAACCCGTGTTCTGCCTTCCAGGGGGTCCTGCCTCGAATGAAACCGCTTTTTTGTTTATGGTCTACCCGGCCGTCCGAAAAATGGCAGGCCTGGATTTCAGCCCGTATCTGCACCTCTATGGCCGCCTGGAGAGCACGGTGCGCGGCCAGGCGGACTGGACCCAGTTTGTGCAGTGCGACATCAGCAGAAACGGTGCCGGTATTGTTTTGCATCCCAAAAAGTTAAAAAGCCGTATGGCGGCCATGGCCAAAACCCCGGCCGTGATCGTGATTGCCGAGGGAGTGGAACAAATCGATCAGGGCAGCAAGCTGTCTTTTACCTGCTTTGATCCGAGCCTGTTCATGCACTGCCCGCAGACCCGGTTACAACCCGACAAGGAACCGTCCGATCATGTCTGA
- the ptsP gene encoding phosphoenolpyruvate--protein phosphotransferase, with protein sequence MQTRQISILEDIFQTLKDSENPESALEQIVAKVARSLNIDVCSVYVYDPMENRLVLKATHGLSASFVDYIEMDTSEGLTGLAVEQMQPVLVVNPAIHPRFKYYAGSGEERYSTFLGLPLIYHQKVLGVLVVQTLAENGIREKDIPLFSNIASQISATVAYTGLLEDMSARRPALRRRLPVMEISRSLPDRPVPDYLRGDPVSEQVAEGYAHYLPENIDFDQVQCSWSDLPESEMERLNHAFERASGQIRQVARTGAGLSDQESAILDAHLMFLRDAGLKRKIKAQIDSGKCAEYALKQVILEYVENFRSMDDAYLSERAADVLDIGRRVLGHLVGVSGDPHEPMTRPSIVVASDISPVDLLAIRQPNLKAIVTARGGRTSHTVILARSLEIPIVIGVEGLFENVREKDYLIVDGSSGFVFVNPDENICTEYERRQAENQQIRLRLSALRDLPAVTLDGAHVRLGANIGLLSDIPHVREYGADHIGLYRTEFPFLLRKSFPTEEEQVELYTRMLQKAEGRTVTIRTFDVGGDKFLSYLDYPKEDNPFLGWRSIRISLELEEEFRKQIRAILRASAHGPVHLLFPMISGVEEIRKVTALVDAEKQALDEKGIEYDRQIATGIMIEVPGAAAILSRLLKYVDFVSIGTNDLIQYLLAVDRNNKKVGNLYNALHPSVIVTIAEIVNVCRQHQKPVSICGESASKQECLLLYVGMAADRISMTPSSIPAAKQFIRAIRYEDARYALDAVLEMEDVESINDFLSHFIQKRFPAQAGNASL encoded by the coding sequence ATGCAGACACGGCAGATCAGCATACTTGAAGATATATTTCAGACCCTGAAGGATTCGGAAAATCCGGAATCCGCGCTGGAACAGATTGTGGCCAAGGTGGCCCGGAGCCTAAACATTGACGTTTGTTCAGTCTATGTGTATGACCCCATGGAAAACCGTCTGGTGTTGAAAGCCACCCACGGGCTTTCCGCCTCATTTGTGGATTATATTGAAATGGACACCAGCGAGGGGCTGACCGGCCTGGCCGTGGAGCAGATGCAGCCGGTTCTGGTGGTCAATCCCGCCATCCATCCCAGATTCAAGTATTATGCCGGAAGTGGCGAAGAACGCTATTCTACTTTTCTGGGACTGCCCCTGATCTATCACCAAAAGGTGCTCGGGGTCCTGGTGGTCCAGACATTGGCGGAAAATGGCATCCGGGAGAAAGACATTCCGCTTTTTTCCAATATTGCCAGCCAGATTTCGGCCACCGTGGCCTATACAGGGCTGCTCGAGGACATGTCTGCGCGCCGGCCGGCGCTGCGCCGGCGCCTGCCGGTTATGGAAATCTCCCGGAGCCTGCCGGACCGTCCGGTACCGGACTATCTCCGGGGTGATCCGGTCTCCGAGCAGGTGGCAGAGGGCTATGCCCATTATCTGCCGGAAAATATTGATTTTGATCAGGTACAATGCAGCTGGTCGGATCTTCCGGAGTCTGAAATGGAACGGCTGAATCATGCTTTCGAACGGGCATCCGGCCAGATTCGGCAGGTGGCCCGCACCGGCGCCGGTCTTTCCGATCAGGAATCGGCCATTCTTGACGCCCATCTGATGTTTCTGCGGGATGCGGGATTGAAACGCAAGATCAAGGCGCAGATTGATTCGGGCAAATGCGCCGAGTATGCCTTAAAACAGGTGATCCTGGAGTATGTGGAAAATTTTCGGAGCATGGATGATGCCTATTTAAGCGAGCGCGCAGCAGACGTGCTCGATATCGGCAGACGGGTGCTGGGCCATCTGGTGGGTGTCTCCGGCGATCCCCACGAGCCCATGACCCGTCCCTCTATCGTGGTGGCCTCAGACATTTCCCCCGTGGATCTGCTGGCCATACGGCAGCCCAACCTAAAGGCCATTGTCACCGCCCGGGGAGGTCGTACGTCCCATACGGTGATCCTGGCCCGATCCCTGGAAATTCCCATTGTCATCGGGGTTGAGGGTTTGTTTGAAAATGTCCGGGAAAAGGACTACCTGATTGTGGACGGATCCTCGGGGTTTGTGTTTGTCAATCCGGATGAAAACATCTGTACGGAATATGAGCGCAGGCAGGCGGAAAATCAGCAGATCCGGCTGCGCCTGTCTGCGCTTCGTGACCTGCCGGCCGTCACGCTTGACGGGGCGCACGTACGGCTCGGGGCCAATATCGGTCTGCTTTCCGATATACCGCATGTCCGGGAATACGGCGCGGATCACATCGGCCTGTATCGCACCGAGTTTCCGTTTTTGCTCAGAAAAAGCTTTCCCACCGAAGAAGAACAGGTGGAACTCTACACCCGCATGCTGCAGAAGGCAGAAGGCAGAACCGTCACCATCCGGACATTTGACGTGGGGGGAGACAAGTTTCTGTCTTATCTGGATTATCCAAAGGAAGACAATCCCTTTCTGGGATGGCGCTCCATCCGGATCAGCCTGGAGCTTGAAGAGGAGTTTCGAAAACAGATCCGGGCCATTTTGCGTGCTTCCGCTCATGGTCCCGTTCATCTGCTGTTTCCCATGATTTCCGGGGTTGAGGAGATCCGAAAGGTGACCGCCCTGGTGGATGCCGAAAAACAGGCCCTGGATGAAAAGGGCATTGAATATGACCGTCAGATTGCCACGGGCATTATGATCGAGGTGCCCGGGGCCGCGGCCATTCTCAGCCGGCTGCTCAAATACGTTGATTTCGTGAGCATTGGCACCAATGACCTGATTCAGTATCTGCTGGCCGTGGACCGCAACAACAAAAAGGTGGGCAATCTTTACAATGCCCTGCATCCTTCCGTGATTGTCACCATTGCCGAGATTGTCAATGTCTGCAGGCAGCATCAAAAGCCCGTGAGCATCTGCGGGGAATCGGCGTCCAAGCAGGAATGCCTGCTGTTATACGTGGGCATGGCCGCAGACCGCATCAGCATGACGCCTTCCTCGATTCCTGCGGCCAAGCAGTTTATCCGGGCCATCCGGTACGAAGATGCCCGCTATGCACTGGATGCGGTCCTGGAAATGGAGGATGTGGAAAGCATCAATGATTTTTTGAGCCATTTTATTCAAAAGCGCTTTCCGGCACAGGCCGGAAACGCAAGCCTGTAA
- a CDS encoding HAD-IB family phosphatase, with product MNNGQSAKPYVFCDFDGTITAEESLQAVLEHFLPQEWHRMKTRLESGDITLRAGVREMLESICSDQYPDTLDFVRQIPLRPGFAELLAFLRARAVPFVVISGGVRGMVEAGLGDLTGQVDEIFAVDVDDTGPFLKVHSGFEGGDELVAKAVVMDRFDADFRVVIGDGMTDHNMARHGDLVFARGRLARYLEKHNIDHIPWKDFHDVRNVLEKRFSG from the coding sequence ATGAACAACGGCCAAAGCGCTAAGCCTTACGTTTTTTGTGATTTTGACGGCACCATCACCGCAGAGGAAAGCCTGCAGGCGGTGTTGGAGCATTTTTTGCCCCAGGAATGGCACCGGATGAAAACCAGACTCGAATCCGGGGACATAACCCTGCGCGCCGGGGTGCGGGAAATGCTGGAGTCCATTTGCTCTGATCAGTATCCGGACACACTTGATTTTGTGCGCCAAATTCCCCTGCGGCCGGGTTTTGCCGAACTGCTGGCATTTCTCAGGGCCCGGGCTGTTCCCTTTGTGGTGATTTCCGGGGGCGTGCGGGGCATGGTGGAAGCCGGGCTCGGGGATTTGACGGGTCAGGTGGATGAAATTTTTGCCGTTGACGTGGATGACACGGGCCCTTTTTTAAAGGTTCACTCCGGGTTTGAAGGCGGAGATGAGCTGGTGGCCAAGGCAGTGGTGATGGATCGGTTTGATGCGGATTTCCGGGTGGTTATCGGCGATGGAATGACCGATCACAACATGGCCCGCCACGGGGATCTGGTGTTTGCCCGGGGCCGTCTGGCCCGGTATCTGGAAAAACACAACATCGATCATATCCCCTGGAAGGATTTTCACGATGTCCGCAACGTTCTCGAAAAGCGATTTTCAGGATAA